The Zingiber officinale cultivar Zhangliang chromosome 9A, Zo_v1.1, whole genome shotgun sequence genome window below encodes:
- the LOC122021801 gene encoding tRNA(adenine(34)) deaminase, chloroplastic-like — translation MYCGFSGSSLVVRGKPSFYHPRRVSLLDDGGGVEFSLQGLSLNPRFLLYGYYLRRSSLIYWSPLRTFLTGHGEHIYSSTSPCNGEPRYARLLLKEGGCKGCRCCCRTSQQSFREYYREDSDDMIWEDEADYAEFDRGRRYAKRGAHIKSIGDKKARSLRARTTGSSSVCPSCGHDGEENREQKFGCESQHSSQSKKACGGKKVNAMRREVYQVRKMEDDVSHDSSNESDYVERNYNVGIRSRKARTKLIASAHREEDDHCVSEEVYATAANSQRKRGDYARLSMPNEDTNVAIISKNAVNLRRADNEKHSTSLMKKHGEVYQRLVEQNDQELDKAVQKGSSLSVSSQRRREDQHTRQKVVGLESRKGSRELQTVSGTHEYGTMMARSKKSVDESKFDMAESSASALKQHHQVDKRVVGQAELRTDVSNEYFHNQDHVSRRNRSSKGSQSFLRMSEICEDNVNTISHNMLDSRKESKDISISTLKKHIDLEHKAVGSDQRTEHAQNLRRIEEIQSSNILTASNEERQHEQVMVKKTDDKLISVHIARDKRDQVDQQIIDYKELDARYKNDFSGQKLSGNKINSSEVIAQSRIDDQADYSTSTVNLVYQAGRHQNQSRGGYEQSVSQSETGTKSSHSELSTKDSGRMPTAQIQHNSVKKNDLYIGQSFSRRESLKDTGIPQHSVTAPQRQANSQLICNTRIVDHKENSSLSLVQDEKMKANILTGENSQSKSQGISFHETPEGGSSSDCTHIQQFDKQTSKDEIYLVKGDILGSASRLESSSAMYVDDFVDKIRQETSSFKISSETSTAETHSKSHQETMSMQLGGLGVMSQDKDDKYIKESPRRSTSGSGIKGPSDEVWEVRNTISQEDNRKELGGDGLSAGIVDSTITSIAENINANSTITSTAENTNARRTSRSLWTHISDIIRMGWIRRAESHTSTHKSGKKSSSEGSEAWFSGQDASDNDNEINGQSSDLTQLLPVGAPIEQGHEAYSNITGGNLEAPGVVVMQSGITESTSMGVSGGYVSVGASIDSRPTEIELADNEKGSEDITSSTIPSYQVPPLIGSAPSVSMDEGISYTGNLTIPNSGSGYIKVEENLITDKISEVDKNETKNGDINRRKLQRNKQVLKETFEDWEEAYRLESEQRKIDEFFMREALVEAQKAADIWEVPVGAVLVHQGKIIARGFNLVEERRDSTAHAEMNCIREASNVLQTWRLAETTLYVTLEPCPMCAGAILQARIETVVWGAPNKLLGADGSWIRLFPGDGGSNSSDGSSQLAGPVHPFHPNIKLRRGVLATECSDVLQQFFQLRRKKIKKKQKSSPESDLPVPNHPIKLFSRMHNLFSVFCL, via the exons ATGTACTGTGGTTTCTCCGGTAGTTCCCTTGTGGTGAGGGGAAAACCCTCCTTTTATCATCCTCGCCGTGTCTCGCTGCTCGACGATGGAGGCGGTGTCGAATTTTCGCTCCAAGGGCTCTCCTTAAATCCTAGATTTCTGCTCTATGGCTACTACTTGAGGCGGTCCAGCCTGATCTATTGGTCGCCTCTGAGAACCTTCCTCACTGGGCATGGTGAGCATATTTATTCCAGTACGAGCCCTTGCAATGGAGAGCCGCGCTATGCAAGGCTTTTACTTAAGGAAGGAGGTTGTAAGGGTTGTCGTTGTTGCTGTCGGACTTCCCAGCAAAGCTTTCGGGAGTACTACAGAGAAGACTCCGATGATATGATTTGGGAGGACGAAGCGGATTATGCTGAATTCGATCGTGGGAGGCGGTATGCCAAGAGAGGAGCTCATATCAAATCAATTGGTGACAAAAAGGCGCGATCTTTAAGGGCGAGGACTACTGGATCGAGCTCAGTCTGCCCCTCGTGTGGGCACGATGGCGAGGAGAATAGGGAGCAAAAGTTTGGCTGTGAATCACAGCATAGCTCGCAAAGTAAGAAGGCATGTGGTGGCAAGAAAGTCAATGCTATGCGAAGAGAGGTTTATCAAGTACGGAAAATGGAGGATGATGTTAGTCATGACTCAAGCAATGAATCAGATTATGTAGAGAGAAATTACAATGTGGGGATCCGCAGTAGAAAGGCAAGGACTAAGTTAATAGCTTCAGCTCATCGAGAAGAAGATGATCATTGTGTCAGTGAAGAAGTCTATGCCACGGCAGCAAATTCACAGAGAAAACGTGGAGATTATGCAAGACTCTCCATGCCAAATGAGGATACTAATGTAGCTATAATTTCAAAGAATGCAGTTAATTTGAGAAGGGCGGACAATGAGAAGCATTCAACTTCGTTGATGAAGAAGCATGGTGAAGTGTATCAGAGACTAGTTGAACAAAATGACCAGGAACTTGACAAAGCAGTGCAAAAAGGTTCTTCACTGAGTGTTTCATCTCAAAGAAGACGCGAAGATCAGCATACAAGACAAAAAGTTGTGGGGCTGGAGTCCAGGAAAGGATCACGAGAACTTCAAACTGTATCTGGTACACATGAGTATGGCACAATGATGGCTAGATCCAAGAAATCTGTTGATGAAAGTAAGTTTGACATGGCAGAAAGTTCAGCATCTGCACTGAAGCAGCATCACCAAGTAGACAAAAGAGTAGTTGGACAAGCTGAACTGAGAACTGATGTCAGTAATGAATATTTTCATAATCAGGATCATGTTTCTAGGAGAAACAGGTCTAGCAAAGGATCTCAAAGTTTTTTGAGAATGTCCGAGATATGtgaggacaatgttaatacaatctCACATAACATGCTTGATTCAAGGAAGGAGAGCAAGGACATTTCTATATCAACCTTGAAAAAACATATTGACTTAGAGCACAAAGCAGTTGGAAGCGATCAAAGAACAGAACATGCACAGAATCTTAGGCGCATAGAGGAAATCCAAAGTAGCAACATCTTGACAGCCTCAAATGAAGAGAGGCAACATGAGCAAGTGATGGTAAAGAAGACAGATGATAAATTAATTTCAGTTCACATAGCAAGAGATAAAAGAGATCAAGTTGACCAACAGATTATTGACTATAAGGAACTTGATGCACGGTACAAAAATGATTTTTCTGGGCAAAAGTTAAGTGGAAACAAGATTAACAGTTCAGAAGTTATTGCTCAATCAAGGATAGATGATCAGGCAGACTATTCTACTTCAACTGTGAATCTAGTTTATCAAGCTGGGAGGCACCAAAACCAATCAAGAGGAGGCTATGAGCAATCCGTTTCACAAAGTGAAACTGGAACAAAATCTAGTCATTCTGAGTTGTCAACAAAAGATAGTGGAAGGATGCCAACCGCTCAAATCCAACATAATTCAGTTAAAAAAAATGATCTCTACATTGGTCAAAGCTTTTCAAGAAGAGAATCTCTGAAGGATACTGGAATACCTCAGCACTCAGTGACGGCCCCTCAGCGACAAGCTAATTCACAATTGATTTGTAATACGAGAATTGTTGACCACAAAGAGAATTCCTCATTGTCACTGGTGCAGGATGAGAAAATGAAAGCGAACATTTTAACTGGAGAGAATTCACAATCTAAAAGTCAAGGAATCTCTTTCCATGAAACTCCAGAGGGTGGCTCCAGCTCTGATTGCACACATATCCAACAATTTGATAAACAAACTAGTAAAGATGAGATATACCTAGTCAAAGGTGATATACTGGGTTCTGCTAGTAGATTGGAGAGTTCTTCTGCAATGTATGTTGATGATTTTGTGGATAAGATAAGGCAGGAGACGTCAAGTTTTAAAATATCTTCTGAAACTTCGACAGCAGAAACACATAGTAAAAGCCATCAAGAAACTATGTCCATGCAGTTAGGTGGACTTGGTGTCATGTCACAAGACAAAGATGACAAATAcataaaggaaagtccaaggagaTCTACATCTGGATCTGGAATAAAAGGTCCATCAGATGAGGTGTGGGAAGTTAGAAACACAATTTCTCAAGAAGATAATAGGAAAGAGCTGGGGGGAGATGGTTTATCTGCTGGAATAGTAGATTCTACAATTACATCAATTGCAGAAAATATTAATGCTAATTCAACAATTACTTCAACTGCAGAAAATACTAATGCTAGAAGAACCTCTAGGTCCTTGTGGACACACATATCAGATATTATTCGGATGGGTTGGATCCGTCGTGCTGAATCTCACACTTCAACTCATAAATCAGGCAAGAAGAGCTCCTCTGAAGGCAGTGAGGCTTGGTTTTCTGGTCAAGATGCAAGCGATAATGATAATGAGATCAATGGACAAAGCAGTGATTTGACACAGTTATTGCCAGTTGGAGCCCCTATTGAACAAGGCCATGAAGCATATTCAAATATTACTGGGGGAAATTTGGAAGCACCAGGTGTTGTAGTCATGCAGTCGGGAATCACTGAATCCACCTCAATGGGAGTTTCAGGGGGTTATGTATCAGTAGGTGCCTCCATTGATTCAAGGCCGACAGAGATAGAATTGGCTGATAATGAAAAGGGATCAGAAGATATTACTTCTAGTACAATTCCATCTTACCAAGTACCACCACTAATTGGTTCTGCACCTTCAGTTTCCATGGATGAAGGAATATCTTATACAGGAAATCTTACCATACCCAATTCTGGCTCTGgctacatcaaagtggaagaaAATCTGATAACAGATAAAATATCTGAAGTTGATAAAAATGAGACGAAAAATGGGGATATAAATAGGAGAAAACTTCAAAGGAATAAGCAAGTACTGAAAGAAACATTTGAAGATTGGGAAGAAGCATACAGGCTCGAGAGTGAGCAGAGAAAAATTGATGAGTTTTTTATGAGGGAAGCTCTGGTAGAAGCACAGAAAGCTGCAGACATCTGGGAGGTACCCGTTGGGGCTGTGCTGGTGCATCAAGGGAAGATAATTGCTCGTGGATTCAATCT AGTGGAAGAAAGGAGAGACTCGACTGCCCATGCTGAAATGAATTGTATACGTGAAGCCTCTAATGTTCTTCAGACTTGGCGCCTTGCT